In one window of Ruminococcus albus AD2013 DNA:
- a CDS encoding vWA domain-containing protein: MRRRQGNPTADDFVKSLDRGMRKKRITLLILLGILAVVVATVAIVGMSIRRSNRINLAKNAISQLDIQSTYKEPEFPENGDWDEDGLINISETQEGTSVQNSDSDGDGISDGDELKLGTDPLDPDTDGDDMLDGYEIISGTSPRLDVTDGTTPDKSRVVVVEKELDGCKLHLSGNPNIAGASLEKLDLFGISSNPSVVSAVYDYYSEYPCLEATIRIDVDKNRMNKLGCDYSDLKVLHFDVDKREYTPVESRPDSKKGYVQATITEPGTYVVGCDKSVNDSATTRVVFLIDNSGSMYPKALCPTSSENDVDFKRLDFTESLIDKFNSDFQIGISKFTGTYTKMCGFTKDRSELRDVLKRIRTEDEVFDGTFNQTALKKCINEFTATGDGKYINIIVMLSDGESDERGAETIETLSALANEKSVIVLTVGLGRDIDRAWLQEVAYSTGGKYYSASDASALDDVYKQIVTTLNYDIVTYSDSSDDVTGYSLYNTGFDPVRNGFAFKNFRTTTSASVDFGMAVMARDWYLGNVQMSLGDISPADPSMQKSDAAGYDLRDTVTGKAYDERKPLSAVSTEIFRHHYSKVTEYIDYRSKGDTLMVMNNYRKDAENKGWKIDKRKIEAGNLPWSKVELLSLDIAEGIDKIAKGYNEDDAQLCAALYRLNALRWDDEADEYNLTSGDDGFNTLCNQLSLGVPVVTTIDDTHTVNTIGLIRDSNCHRKYILRVYDNNYPEKIKELYLEKRPIAKVDIDVDGNIKAGEQSFAYVATYEGKTVGVSFSSVAEH; this comes from the coding sequence ATGAGAAGACGTCAGGGTAATCCGACAGCCGATGATTTTGTGAAGAGCCTTGACAGAGGTATGCGCAAAAAGCGTATAACTCTGCTTATATTGCTGGGCATATTGGCTGTTGTAGTAGCCACAGTGGCTATTGTCGGTATGAGCATCAGACGAAGCAACAGGATAAATCTGGCGAAAAATGCCATTTCACAGCTGGATATACAGAGTACATACAAAGAGCCCGAGTTCCCTGAAAACGGTGACTGGGACGAGGACGGCCTGATAAATATATCCGAGACACAAGAGGGTACCAGTGTTCAGAACAGTGATTCCGATGGCGACGGTATTTCCGATGGCGACGAGTTAAAACTCGGCACCGACCCACTGGATCCCGATACCGACGGTGATGATATGCTGGACGGTTATGAGATAATCTCAGGCACCAGCCCCAGACTGGATGTTACCGACGGCACCACACCCGATAAATCGAGAGTGGTCGTGGTAGAAAAGGAACTTGACGGATGTAAGCTACACCTCAGCGGAAACCCGAATATAGCAGGTGCTTCTCTCGAAAAGCTTGATCTTTTCGGCATATCATCGAATCCAAGCGTGGTCTCGGCAGTATATGATTACTATTCCGAATATCCCTGCCTTGAGGCCACCATCAGAATAGATGTTGATAAAAACAGGATGAATAAGCTTGGCTGTGATTACAGTGATCTTAAAGTTCTCCACTTTGATGTTGATAAACGCGAGTATACTCCAGTTGAATCCAGACCGGACAGCAAGAAGGGCTATGTTCAGGCGACTATCACCGAGCCCGGCACTTATGTGGTGGGTTGTGATAAGTCTGTGAATGACTCCGCGACAACAAGAGTTGTATTCCTTATCGATAACTCGGGCTCCATGTATCCCAAGGCGCTTTGCCCCACATCTTCCGAGAACGACGTGGATTTCAAACGACTTGATTTTACCGAGTCACTGATAGATAAGTTTAACAGCGATTTCCAAATAGGCATAAGCAAGTTCACGGGAACATATACAAAGATGTGCGGATTTACCAAAGACAGATCTGAGCTGCGGGATGTCCTTAAAAGGATAAGGACCGAGGACGAGGTCTTCGACGGAACTTTCAATCAGACTGCACTTAAAAAGTGTATAAACGAATTCACTGCGACAGGTGACGGAAAGTACATAAATATCATAGTTATGCTTTCCGACGGTGAATCCGATGAGAGAGGTGCAGAGACCATCGAGACCCTTTCTGCACTTGCAAATGAAAAATCTGTAATAGTGCTGACAGTCGGTCTCGGCAGGGATATCGACCGTGCATGGCTTCAGGAGGTCGCATATTCCACGGGCGGAAAGTACTACTCGGCGTCGGACGCTTCTGCTCTTGATGATGTTTATAAGCAGATCGTTACTACGCTCAACTACGATATAGTTACATACTCCGATTCCAGCGACGATGTTACGGGTTATTCACTTTACAATACGGGCTTTGATCCTGTAAGGAACGGATTTGCTTTCAAGAATTTCAGGACTACTACCAGCGCCAGTGTTGATTTTGGCATGGCAGTCATGGCAAGAGACTGGTATCTCGGCAATGTGCAGATGTCCCTTGGCGATATCTCCCCCGCAGACCCCTCTATGCAGAAAAGCGATGCCGCAGGTTATGACCTCAGGGACACAGTCACAGGCAAGGCTTATGATGAGAGAAAGCCGCTGAGTGCTGTATCTACCGAAATATTCAGGCACCATTATTCAAAGGTCACCGAGTATATCGACTATAGATCAAAGGGCGATACCCTTATGGTGATGAATAATTATCGTAAGGATGCAGAAAACAAGGGCTGGAAGATAGACAAGCGTAAGATAGAGGCGGGCAATCTTCCGTGGTCAAAGGTCGAACTGCTTTCACTTGATATAGCAGAGGGTATAGATAAGATAGCAAAAGGCTATAACGAAGACGATGCACAGCTATGTGCGGCACTTTACAGGCTAAATGCTCTCAGGTGGGATGATGAAGCAGATGAATATAACCTTACCAGCGGCGACGATGGCTTCAATACGCTGTGTAATCAGCTGAGTCTGGGCGTACCTGTGGTAACTACTATAGACGATACACATACAGTCAATACCATAGGGCTTATAAGGGATTCAAACTGCCACAGAAAGTATATCCTTAGAGTTTACGATAATAATTATCCCGAAAAGATCAAGGAACTTTACCTCGAAAAGAGACCCATTGCCAAGGTTGATATCGATGTTGACGGCAATATTAAAGCAGGAGAGCAGAGCTTTGCCTATGTTGCCACCTATGAGGGTAAGACCGTGGGTGTTTCGTTTTCAAGCGTTGCAGAACACTGA
- a CDS encoding bifunctional ADP-dependent NAD(P)H-hydrate dehydratase/NAD(P)H-hydrate epimerase → MIKDRILTVEQMKTCEKRSEELGVPASQLMATAGEKLASHVMHETMVEGQPDTPEVLILAGKGNNGGDGLVAANHLHRSGISTKIVLCCGKPTTPAAIKAFDSLNKDIDVMFYDGDNTHPWAEAIDNATIIVDAIFGTGFTGEIERDLQPLFIKLNTYAKRVIACDIPSGVDARSGQAGVLAVQADVTVTMHAKKLGMLLSPGKYFCGYIRVEDIGIPAAAMSDDPIMANEIYAKASMLDDQQLGKKFLTSRKPWAHKGTFGKLVCVCGCRRYIGAAGISATAAMRMGVGLVEVCSTGKVIDSLAANLYECTFNEMKADADGYMTSDNVPAILDSLADAKALLLGCGLGHTPETEKLVAELIEKSPVPVILDADGINSLVPNIDVLSKKQSTVILTPHPGELARLCGVSQEEVLADRLKYTYDLSKKYGITVVAKSSETIVCCADRTEVITAGSTALSKGGSGDMLAGLIASLTAQTKRSSLINCILACMVMGRAAEVLSTKRSERGILTRDILAYLPFFLKHLEGGED, encoded by the coding sequence ATGATAAAGGACAGGATACTTACAGTTGAACAGATGAAGACCTGCGAAAAGCGTTCTGAGGAACTGGGCGTTCCCGCTTCACAGCTGATGGCGACCGCGGGTGAAAAGCTTGCTTCTCACGTAATGCATGAAACCATGGTTGAAGGTCAGCCCGATACTCCCGAAGTACTTATACTGGCAGGCAAGGGCAACAACGGCGGCGACGGTCTTGTAGCCGCAAATCATCTGCACAGGTCAGGAATCAGCACAAAGATCGTGCTTTGCTGCGGAAAACCCACAACACCCGCTGCCATCAAAGCTTTCGATTCGCTGAACAAGGATATCGATGTAATGTTCTATGACGGCGACAACACTCACCCCTGGGCTGAGGCAATAGACAATGCGACCATCATCGTTGACGCCATCTTCGGCACAGGCTTTACAGGCGAGATCGAAAGAGACCTTCAGCCTCTGTTCATAAAACTGAATACCTACGCCAAACGTGTTATCGCCTGCGATATACCCTCGGGTGTAGACGCAAGGAGCGGTCAGGCGGGCGTACTGGCTGTGCAGGCAGACGTTACTGTTACTATGCACGCAAAGAAACTGGGTATGCTCCTTTCTCCCGGAAAGTATTTCTGCGGATATATAAGAGTTGAGGATATAGGTATCCCGGCGGCAGCTATGTCCGATGACCCGATAATGGCAAACGAGATATACGCCAAAGCAAGTATGCTGGACGATCAGCAGCTCGGCAAGAAGTTCCTCACATCACGAAAGCCATGGGCTCACAAGGGCACTTTCGGCAAGCTGGTATGTGTATGCGGCTGCAGAAGGTATATAGGTGCCGCAGGCATATCCGCCACCGCAGCCATGAGAATGGGCGTCGGTCTGGTGGAGGTCTGCTCTACAGGCAAGGTCATAGACTCACTTGCGGCTAATCTGTACGAGTGCACTTTCAACGAGATGAAAGCTGACGCTGACGGCTACATGACCTCGGATAACGTTCCTGCAATACTGGATAGTCTTGCAGATGCCAAAGCACTGCTGCTTGGCTGCGGTCTGGGTCATACTCCCGAAACCGAAAAACTGGTAGCCGAACTGATCGAAAAATCTCCCGTACCCGTTATACTTGACGCAGACGGAATAAATTCCCTTGTCCCGAATATAGATGTACTATCGAAGAAACAGTCAACGGTGATACTCACTCCTCACCCCGGAGAGCTGGCAAGGCTCTGCGGAGTATCTCAGGAGGAAGTACTTGCAGACAGGCTGAAATATACCTACGACCTTTCAAAGAAATACGGTATCACGGTAGTAGCAAAGTCATCTGAGACCATTGTATGCTGTGCAGACAGGACAGAAGTCATCACTGCGGGCAGCACGGCGCTCTCAAAGGGCGGCTCAGGGGATATGCTTGCAGGTCTTATAGCTTCGCTTACGGCACAGACAAAGCGTTCATCGCTGATAAACTGCATACTTGCCTGCATGGTGATGGGCAGGGCGGCAGAGGTGCTGAGCACGAAGCGTTCCGAACGTGGTATACTTACAAGGGATATTCTTGCTTATCTGCCATTCTTCCTGAAACATCTCGAAGGCGGCGAGGACTGA
- the acpS gene encoding holo-ACP synthase: MAAFTVGTDLVEVDRIRKSCQRESFVNRVYSEAEKEYFRKFRDPAESMAGAWAAKEAFSKSLGTGVRGFELNEAAVVRDELGCPHLELTGNAERIAEERGLDFSLSITHTKDYASAVVIAFPKES; this comes from the coding sequence ATGGCAGCTTTCACGGTAGGTACAGACCTTGTGGAGGTAGATCGTATACGCAAAAGCTGTCAGCGTGAAAGCTTTGTGAACAGGGTTTATTCCGAAGCCGAAAAGGAGTACTTCAGAAAATTCCGCGACCCTGCCGAGAGCATGGCAGGAGCCTGGGCGGCTAAGGAAGCATTCTCAAAAAGCCTTGGTACAGGCGTCAGGGGGTTCGAGCTGAATGAAGCGGCGGTGGTCAGGGACGAACTGGGCTGCCCTCATCTCGAACTTACAGGCAATGCCGAGAGGATCGCTGAGGAGAGAGGTCTGGATTTCTCTCTCTCCATAACTCATACAAAAGATTATGCTTCGGCAGTAGTGATAGCTTTTCCGAAAGAGAGCTGA